Part of the Legionella cardiaca genome, GGAAACTTAAATGCTCACGTAAAGAAAATGGATGAAATTTATTTTCGTGGTGATTCCCGAGATCCAAAAGAAATATTTGAATTTGGTTTTCAGCGAAAAGGTGGCACCTATGATTATTACCAGCAACATAAAAAAACAATAGAGCCTTCTATGCGTCCAAGAGATGACATTGAGCCGGCAAGCGCAGTATGTGTTACTGCGAACATGGATTGTGCTCCTATTTTTCCAATAGAGTTCGATAAACCCAACTCAGAAACTTGGATTTATATTGTTCAAGGAAGCAACATGTTTGAAACTCATGCCCATCAAGAGAGTTATCTAAAATTTGCTCAAGAATTAGCGGTCAGAGACATTCCCTCTGGCGATGTAATTTGCGCAATAAAATGCCAAAGATTCATGAATGTACATCCCAATATGCAGAAATTTAGCTATGCTGCGGGTATGCATTATCAATTAACGGGCGATATTATCTGGAATCCAAAATTACAAAACGAGGTTGAAACAGATGCCAAAAAGGAACGCAAACAAAAAATTATTAATTATGTAGAGGAAAGAAAAAATAAATATATAGAGTGCCCTATTCCTCGCAAAGAGGCCGACTGGCAACACCCAAGAACAATGAATGATGGCAGACCTTTGTCGCAATTAACTGAACACGAACATCAAGATTACGTCGCCTTAGTTGAGTTTTATCAACACATGTCTCAAGGAAAGCAGGAAGAAGCTTTCACTGTCCTCAATAATTGTTCTAATATAAACCAGCCAATTCCTGGAACCAAAGTTAAACCACTCGAATATGCATTGTCTACCATGGAACAACTCGAGCGATTAGATCAATATTTTAGTGAAGTTACGAAAAAACGTGATGGCATGTTCGGATTAGCATTCAGTACTGAGCAAAAAGATCATATTAAAACTTTAAAAAATTGCTATATGGAAATTGTAAAAAATAATCCCAAAGCGGTTCAGGAAAAAGTTAAGCAAGATATTAATAACCCTGATAGCTTGATAAATTGCCACAGAGAGGTACTTGGGTTTGGTTCCACCCAAACCACTAAAGACTTAAAAAGCGCACTAAAGAAAATAAAAGAGTCAGAAGAGAATTCCATGGACTGCTGCCCTCCCTCATCTGCATCACGACCATGATTTCTTAAATAAGTAAAATTAAGCTGTGCAAGCAATTATTTCTTGATTCATCTCACCTATTAAATCATTGGTTTTACCAGATAAACTGAAGAAAAATGTCCCCGTTAGGCCCTGTTTAATAAGTCCAGGAATGCCTAAAGGAATTATCATAAGCATATTTAGAAGAATAAGTCCGAATTTCTGTAAGCCATTATATTTATCCAAGGTACTGTTTAAATAAACTTCTTTAATATACCCTGCAATGGCAGCTGCCTGATCAATCTTGTCATCAGTAATCACCTCATATAAAAATCCAAGGGTATTGTTTAAAATACCAACTCGTCTATCTTGTACACCATATTTCTCCCCCAATCTTTCTATCTCGGTTTCGATGAGAGGAATCATTTGCTCTAAAACCAGCATGGTTACGTTAGATTTTAAAATGTTCTCTTTAATGAGCAAGGGAATAATTAATTTCGTGAGGTAGTCTTTAAAATTCTCCTTAATTTGCCAAGCATTCGTTTCTTCATCAAAATCGTAGATATCGCGTAAATTTAAAAGATTATTACTGATAAAGGGTTTTAAAATAGATTGAATACTTACATTTTCGTCTGGCTTTAATATTACACCTTGGTAAGGGTTTAACAGCGCATTAAAATTAACAACCAGATTATCCAGCATGGCCTTGGGTGTATAACGCTGTTTAAAAAAATGCGTTAACTCTTCTTTAGTAGCCTCATTGAGTGAAGCAGGCTTAAATCGTTCATCATCATAGCCCTTAATTTCACTATGAGCAGGAATTTGCCAACCCATTTCCTTTGCATGCTCCGCACAAAAATAGTGCACATGAATACTGTGTCCTTCAGTAATTTTATGTTTTGCAATCCAATTTTCAGCGAACTCGTTAATGATGTTTTTTCTTAACTCAGCTAACCACGAGGCAATCGAAGGCTTTTGAGTAAGCTCGTAGAGGATTTCGCATAATTGCGTATGCGCACCTGTTGCGCATACGATGATTCTTTCGCCTAAATTTAAAATAAATTGCGATTTTTTTTGGGCTTCCCAATCTTTAATGAGAAAAAAAATGGTTTCAAGATTCTTTTTGTAGGCTAAAAAATAGGCTTCCTGAACCGTAGGGTTGGAGTGCACATAACTGGTATCTGCTAATTTTAATTTTAACTCTTCAACTGCCTGTATAACCTCCTCCCCACTGAAACGATGATTTAAATGTGCAGGAACTTCAAACACCATTTTTGTCAGTTCGTCAATAAGTTTAGTAAGTTGTGTCGAGTAAATAGCTTTTTTTTCAGCGACATTGGAATAACAAGGAACATCCTTATAAAATTGCTTCATCACTTCAGTAAATTGACCTTCATCCACTTCTACAAATTCACTGGGCAAATAGGCATTGAAATTTAATTCATAAAGGTTTCTTGTCATCTGGATTATGATTCAAAAAAGATTGAGTTGCGCAATAATAACACATTCAAAATTTAAAGGAAAAGAAATTCTCCTTAATAAAACATTAAGGTTTAACTGTCATCATATAAACTTTAGCAGTAATGATTCCAATTTAAGCATAACGGTAGAATTATGACGTCCTCGAAGTCTAGATCTGAATCCTCCCCTCTAATACAAAAAGGGGAAAAACTTAGTCGTGATAAGCTCGATCCTACCTCCCATACCCATATAATTATAGAAAACTCTGAGGGTAAAAAGAGCTCTTATGAGATGATGCAAACCTTAGGTCGTGGTGCTTTCGGAAAAGTCTCTAAAGCAATAAACCCACTAACCGGCACTATAAAAGCTATCAAAAAAGTTAAACTCGAATTTAAAAGCAGCGATGAATTCATTCAAGAGATAGAAGCTTTAGAAAAAGAAGCGAAAGTGGGAGCTCATGCAGGCTTTACCCAAGCTCTATTATTCTTCCCAAAAGCCAAGGAGAAACAATTAGCAGAAGCTTATATGGTTAGTGAATTTTGTCCAGGTATGGATTTACATAAATTCATTCGAGATAGCAAATACACCCCTGAAGAATTTCTCATCATCATGCGCGGCATGTTTGGCGAGATGCATCGTCTACATAAATTAGGTATTATCCATGCCGACTTCAAACCAGCCAATTTTATAGTGAATGAAGACTTGACTGTTAAAATTGTTGATTTTGGATTTGCAACTTTTCAAGACGATGAAAACAAAGATCCTCGCGGAACACCACGTTATTCACCCGCGGAGTTATTTACCGGAGCCGACATTACACAAAAAGGTGACATTTATTCAGCAGGAGTCACTGCCGTAGAGGGCTTAGGTCAAGTGCATGAAGAAACTTTTACAGTAAACGGTAAAGAAATAAAAAGACTAGTACCCAATGAAAACCTGAAAAAAGATCTAGCCAAAGCCTGTCCAAAATTGTCTTCCAAGCAAGTAACAATCTTAGCAGACCTTCTACAAAAAATGACTAAGCAAACAGCTAGTAAAAGATTAAGCCCAGCAGAGTTTGATGACGTATTAGCAACATATGATGAAAAGATTTTACAAATCCCTCCCATACCTCAAGTTGTTAAAAATGTATCTACATTGCTTGATGGTGTAATTTCTATGCTGGAGCATAGGATTCTAAAAGCTTCTCCAATAGAAAAACAAGCAATAAAGGACACATTAGGAGAACTAGTTTTTACACCAGAGCAACTAAAGCATCCTAAAACTCTTTATGCACTGCGTGAAAAAATAGCGAGTGCGACTGCAAAAAACCGCCACGACTTCACGTTTGCACGACAAATTATGGGAGAGTTTCGCCATATAGCCAATCAGAGACTGAGCGGGAATAAATTTACAACTGAGAACACTTCAAAATTGGATTCATTGAAGAAATTGGCTAATCAATTTCTGCCAGTTAATCCTTGGGCTAGACTCAACGTTGCTGACTCAGCTGCTGCAGCCAGAGAAGAAGTAGAAAAACAATATCAACATAATTTTCGCTCTTAAAATAGAGCAATTAAATGTAACTCAGCTACAACCTTTTGCTTGTAGCTGAGTTACATATTACATCTTCACCAGGCTACTAAGAAATTTTCTGAATATGGCCGGAGAACAATGCGACTTACCGCTGAAGGGTTTCGGAAATCCTGCTCTATAAAGCGACACTGAAATCCCCACACTACAACACGGTGGTTGGAGCTTCCGATTGCCTATTTAAAATAAGTAGTCATTTTTAACGTTTAAAATGCTCATCTAATTTACGACGAATCGCCTCGAATTCAGGTATCGTTTTTGAATCAGAAACTTTTTCTCCAGAAATATGTTTTAAATTCTCTTTTTTAACTTGAAATTAGCAGGGATTGGTTGGTAGGACAGAAAAATAGAAAAGAGCACTAGACAAGGTTAATTGTCTAGTGTGTCATGATTAGCGTTTTTCTTGGCCCTGACCACCTTGCTGCTCTTTGCCTTGGCCTTGGCCAGGTTGATGGCCTTGTTTTTGTCCACCTTGACCAGGAGCTTGTTTACGTTCATCTTGATTTTGCCCCATTTTTTGGCCGCCTTGTTGATCTTGCTGATTTTGATTCCATTTGTTGTCGTTCATAATATTCTCCTTTGGTTGTAAGTCTAAGTATAGACCACTAAATTGTTGGTCCCTTATGTATCTAAAATTATAAGTAGATGATTTTTAAAATAATTAATTTTGATGCATTCGGCATTAATTACCATTGAAAATGAGGTCCACTAAGGCGTGGAGACGTATTAGATGGGGCTGAAACAATCAATTTTGAACTTTTCGTTATCTTTACGATAGGAAAGCATTTGCTGCATTGTTGAGTAGTCTAGGTCTTGTTATTCTAGAGTTGTGATTATAAATCTTGCACGGCTAACACAACCAATTAGGAAGTCAAAAGAAAGCACGGTGCGTATGCTTAAGAGACCTCTTAAGAACCTAATATGTTTTTAGTGACATCCACGTAACAAGCGAACCGCTGCAAGAGCTAACCCAATTTTCTTCTACCAAAACCCTGGAATTGTTCCTTGGAGCGAGGGTTTTAAATCAAGTACATTCCTCTGTTGTGCATTTGCTCCCTTGATTAATTTGCTTTAACCAATCAATCTCTCCAATCGATTTCACGGTCTTTTTGATCGTCAGCAACGAGAACTTGTAATTCTTCGGAACGAGAACCTTGTAAGTCTGGGTTATCGACACAGCCAAGAGTTGCTGCACTACCAAGTTTATTAGAAAAACACTCGCTAAACCGATTAAAACTCTCATTAAATTTCCTTAATACCAGGGAAGCGAAATTTTTCAAATTCCTCAACATTTATAGTTTTTAATCGATTACTTACTTCAGCGTGTGATAATTTTTCACAACCATCCAGCATATACCGACTAATCTTCCCACGTGAGCGAAAGGGTTTATCAGTCAGCACCATTTGAAATAGGCAATGGTCTTTATGCACTGCCAGGATAATTTCAGCATAACCCACTTTCACATCAGAGTTATCTTTGGGATAAAGCGGACTATCTAGTTTCCAGACAAAATGCTGAATTTTGTAATGTTGGTAGCGCTTTTTACCCTTCGTTAAGTCGTTAAAAAAATTGGTTATTCCGCGAGTTCCATAATAACGGCAGCCTTGGTCACCATAGTGTTTAAAAAATGTTTCAGAGATACGTTCAAGTGGACTTTTTTCTGTTACAAAATAATAAGGCCAGAAGACGACTTTAAATGCTAAATAGCGCATTAACTCAGGTCTTTCTTTGAACATATCAACCGATAGGGTCTGCTTCATGTTTCGAAAGCCAATGAGTGTCACATAGGTACGATAAAGGTGCACCAGAAATCCGATGAGATAAAACGATATTAAAATTTCCATTTACATTCTAATTTGGTGAAAAGGCACCCTACTATACAGCAAGTCTAGCCAATGTTTTACTAGTCTTAATGCCAATCCAAAGCTTAACAATTAAACAACCTTACTTACCGTTCAATCAAATGTTCTTGAGCATTCACTTGTTTTTTCGCTGAGTTTCTCAATACGTAGTCGATAAATCTTTCCTTAATCCTTAATTACTAGAATAACTACATCATCCATCACAAAGAGCGATAAGTTTATGCAATCTCAACAGGATAAGGTTAATCTACACGAACCCCCTGCTAAATAATTACCAAAACACTCTTTTTTCTCAAGTACCCATGGAACTCATGCAAATAATCAAGGAGTACAGCCTATTGCCAGGGCGTTACATCATGCAGTATGCACAGCAAGAGGATGTTACAGCCCTTTAGATTTGTTACAGGTACTCTTGAGGAAATAACCCTGTACTTTTAAAATTATTTGGAGGCTGTCTGGTATGTTTTTTCATTAATGATATCATCGATCTAACTAATGGATAGGCGATTTGATCATGTCTTTCAAATACTTAAATGAAATAATGGACTATGGCCTTTATCTTAGAGGTGTCATAATTACCATATACGCGATTATACTTTTTCGAACAAATTCTGCCAGGCTTTACGGAAGCCATTCGCCTCTGGACTTCATAATTTATATTATTTTGGGTGCTATTTTAGGTGAAGCGATTGTTAATAATATCCCTTTAATATCATCCATGATAGTTTGTACATTAATCATCGCCATTCATAGATTCCTCGCATATTTATCATTTAAAAGCCAAACAGTAGGCAAATACATTAAAGGAGAGAAACTTTGTATTATAAAAAATGGGAAGTACATTCAAAAAAATCTTCGTTGCTGTCAAATCACCACGAATGATGTTTTACAAGCATTAAGAGTGCAACATGGTGTAGAGGATCTAGACTTAATTAAGAAAGCAATTCTGGAACGAGGTGGACAAATATCATTTATATTAAAAAAATAGTCTGGTAATCCTAATCATACTTAATAAATTATTAGAAATATGCACATGGAAATAAAAGCAAACCTAACCTGATTGATGTTTACGGCAACCGGATTTATGACTCGCCCTTAATTGGGGAAAATGCAATTTACTCATTGCTTCAGCCAATCTTGGTGAATAATTAAAAATTATTTTAGAAATATGTCTTTGGCAGATTTAACCTGCCAAAGACTATTTGGGTTATTGTTTAAATGCTTCTTTTAAAGCATAACTGGCAACACCGTAAGCCAACAATGCCGCCTCATAATGAGAAGGTAAGGCACAAAAATCATGGAGAATACCACCACACTCCATAAATTCTGCATGATTGCCTGCATCAACCAATTGTTGATAATATTTTTTAGCATCGTCATGAATTGGATCACATTCTGCTGCAACAATTAATGCCGGTGGCAGATTTGAAAAGTCCTTTTGGAACTGAGGATTAGCAACAGGATCTTTCTCATCTTCTGGTTTTGACAAATACTGTTTTCTCATCCAATTTAGAGTGGTAGTTTCAAGAAAATAGCCACTTGCAAAGGTTTTGTCTGAGGGCATTTTGTTATTTAAATCGACCCAGGGATAGAAAAGTAACTGAAAGGATATATCCAGATCTCTATTTTTCTTGGCAAGATGGCAAATACTTGCGGCGATATTACCACCTGCACTATCCCCGCCCACGGCTAATTTGCCATTACAATCAAATTCACGAGCATGTCTTTGAATATAGCGGGCAACGTTATAACAATCCATATGCGCAGTGGGGAATTTATGTTCTGGAGCACGGCGAAAATCGACAGCGACCACCAGACATTGAGCACCTTCGCACAATGATCTGCAGGCATAGTCGAGAAACTCCAGTTCACCAAAAACAAACCCACCGCCATGACAATAAATTAATGCAGGTAAATCTTTAGCATCACGCGTAGGCTTATATAAACGCACCTTAATATTAGTACCTTCTATATTGAGTGTGCGATCTTCAACGTACACGTTGATTGGCTTTAATCTTCCAGCAATAGGAGCCGTTAGCTTATTGAACGCGGCCCTCCCTTCTTCAGGAGACAATTCGAGAAGATTACTCCCATTTAAAGCAGTTTTGGCTCGTTCGCTTAAGCAATGAATAAATTCTTTTGAATCAGGGTGAAGCATATGAGCTGCTGTATTCATGATAATTCCTTTCCTTAGAATATTTTTAAAATAATGACTAGAAAGCAAATATACCCAAAATAAAAATAGCAGAAAAAAAGCAAGACGCAATTCGCTCTTTTTTTGTTCATTAAAATCAAGGAAATAACTTAACTCATTTGAATCAGGAAATTCTTCAACTAGCTATGCCGTTTCAGGACAACAGACTAAATCACAAGAATTTTTAGTTGGTAGATTTTGTATTACGATTAAATCGCATTAAGGTATAATTTGCGCGCTCAACAGCTTCATTAATAGCTTGTTTAGGTGTCAGCATGCCAGCAAATATTGCTTCCAAGGCTTCATCATTAATAGCTCTTATCAAATTTTGCGGCCCTGTATGGTGTCGTCCTAAAGTCTGTCTGGTTAAATCTGATTTCGCCAGTTGGAGAATTGGATGTTTACTTTCTATAGCTAGTGTTCCGTACACGCCTGTCAGCCCCAAAGGCAAATAACCCGTATGCTGATGCCATTTTAATTGCGTATCAGGTTGTGCAAGATAAGCGAAAAACTTGGCAATCCCTCGATATACAGCCTCACTCTGCCCTGCCACAGCCCAAAGAGCAGCTCCTCCAGCAACATTATTATGACGGATTACACTCGCGGTTGAATCTAAAGGTAGTAGTGCCACACCTAATTTAAACTTAACTAATTCTGATAAGCTATTATAACTTCCTGACGATTGACTAAATAAAGGACAATGACCACTGGTAAACAGAACGGTCGCATCACTCGCCCGCCCTCCATATTCAAAATAATGCTTATCCTGCCAACTTTTTAAACGAGAAAGATGCCTGATAATTGCTTGATTGTTATAAGTAGCCGCTGCAAGCTTGGCATCAATCATGGGCAAACCATGAATGGCTGAGAATGCTTCAATTTGTATCCATGCTGGATAAGCAGTAGTGTAAACACAAGAAAAGCCAGCTTGTTGTAATTTATAAGCCAAACCCTCCATTTCCTGCCAGGTTTGCGGAAATGAATGCTCACTATAACCTACTTTTGCCAAAGCATCTGCATTGTAATAGATTACAGGAATAGACGTGTTAAAGGGCATCGCCAACAAACGCTCATTGTCACTGTAGAAGGATCTTACAGCCGGAAGAAAACTCTTTTTGGGAAGCACTAACCCCTGTTCTTCCATTACCTCATCAACTGGTTTAATAATGCCTTTGGGATAGAGCATGGTCGTCGTACCAACTTCAAAAATTTGTACGATTGCAGGCGGTTGTTTAGCACGAAAAGCAGCAGCAAAGCTGGTCATTGCTTCGCTGTATTCTCCTTTA contains:
- a CDS encoding protein kinase domain-containing protein, producing the protein MMQTLGRGAFGKVSKAINPLTGTIKAIKKVKLEFKSSDEFIQEIEALEKEAKVGAHAGFTQALLFFPKAKEKQLAEAYMVSEFCPGMDLHKFIRDSKYTPEEFLIIMRGMFGEMHRLHKLGIIHADFKPANFIVNEDLTVKIVDFGFATFQDDENKDPRGTPRYSPAELFTGADITQKGDIYSAGVTAVEGLGQVHEETFTVNGKEIKRLVPNENLKKDLAKACPKLSSKQVTILADLLQKMTKQTASKRLSPAEFDDVLATYDEKILQIPPIPQVVKNVSTLLDGVISMLEHRILKASPIEKQAIKDTLGELVFTPEQLKHPKTLYALREKIASATAKNRHDFTFARQIMGEFRHIANQRLSGNKFTTENTSKLDSLKKLANQFLPVNPWARLNVADSAAAAREEVEKQYQHNFRS
- a CDS encoding DUF421 domain-containing protein, encoding MSFKYLNEIMDYGLYLRGVIITIYAIILFRTNSARLYGSHSPLDFIIYIILGAILGEAIVNNIPLISSMIVCTLIIAIHRFLAYLSFKSQTVGKYIKGEKLCIIKNGKYIQKNLRCCQITTNDVLQALRVQHGVEDLDLIKKAILERGGQISFILKK
- a CDS encoding alpha/beta hydrolase → MNTAAHMLHPDSKEFIHCLSERAKTALNGSNLLELSPEEGRAAFNKLTAPIAGRLKPINVYVEDRTLNIEGTNIKVRLYKPTRDAKDLPALIYCHGGGFVFGELEFLDYACRSLCEGAQCLVVAVDFRRAPEHKFPTAHMDCYNVARYIQRHAREFDCNGKLAVGGDSAGGNIAASICHLAKKNRDLDISFQLLFYPWVDLNNKMPSDKTFASGYFLETTTLNWMRKQYLSKPEDEKDPVANPQFQKDFSNLPPALIVAAECDPIHDDAKKYYQQLVDAGNHAEFMECGGILHDFCALPSHYEAALLAYGVASYALKEAFKQ
- a CDS encoding extracellular solute-binding protein; this translates as MKLLLSLIFLLFIPRLEAKSVEITMWYSLAGHLGSEIRQLVADFNHSQDEYFIKLAYKGEYSEAMTSFAAAFRAKQPPAIVQIFEVGTTTMLYPKGIIKPVDEVMEEQGLVLPKKSFLPAVRSFYSDNERLLAMPFNTSIPVIYYNADALAKVGYSEHSFPQTWQEMEGLAYKLQQAGFSCVYTTAYPAWIQIEAFSAIHGLPMIDAKLAAATYNNQAIIRHLSRLKSWQDKHYFEYGGRASDATVLFTSGHCPLFSQSSGSYNSLSELVKFKLGVALLPLDSTASVIRHNNVAGGAALWAVAGQSEAVYRGIAKFFAYLAQPDTQLKWHQHTGYLPLGLTGVYGTLAIESKHPILQLAKSDLTRQTLGRHHTGPQNLIRAINDEALEAIFAGMLTPKQAINEAVERANYTLMRFNRNTKSTN